Proteins from a single region of Thermotoga maritima MSB8:
- a CDS encoding acyl-CoA carboxylase subunit beta: MSLRDKIEELKKIEKEIEQGGGPEKVEKQHRAGKLTAWERLELLLDPGTFVEIDKFVEHRNTYFGLDKVKLPRDGVITGVGEINGRKVAVFSQDFTVMGGSLGEMHAKKIVKLLDLALKMGIPVIGINDSGGARIQEGVDALAGYGEIFLRNTLASGVVPQITVIAGPCAGGAVYSPALTDFIVMVDQTARMFITGPNVIKAVTGEEISQEDLGGAMVHNQKSGNAHFLADNDEKAMSLVRTLLSYLPSNNAEEPPVEDPDTSLETPEDILDILPDNPNKGYDVRDVIKRVVDHGEFFEVQPYFAKNIVIGFARIQGKTVGIVANQPSVLAGVLDIDSSDKAARFIRFLDAFNIPILTFVDTPGYLPGVAQEHGGIIRHGAKLLYAYSEATVPKITVILRKAYGGAYIAMGSKHLGADMVLAWPSAEIAVMGPEGAANIIFKREIEASSNPEETRRKLIEEYKQQFANPYIAASRGYVDMVIDPRETRKYIMRALEVCETKVEYRPKKKHGNIPL; this comes from the coding sequence ATGAGTCTGAGGGATAAGATCGAAGAATTGAAGAAAATTGAGAAAGAGATTGAACAGGGTGGCGGTCCTGAGAAAGTAGAAAAGCAGCATAGAGCTGGAAAACTCACCGCCTGGGAAAGGTTAGAACTGCTCCTTGATCCAGGAACGTTCGTGGAGATCGACAAGTTCGTGGAACACAGAAACACGTACTTTGGACTCGACAAGGTGAAACTTCCAAGGGATGGAGTCATTACAGGTGTGGGAGAGATAAACGGAAGAAAAGTCGCCGTTTTCTCCCAGGACTTCACGGTGATGGGCGGTTCACTTGGAGAAATGCACGCAAAGAAGATTGTAAAGCTCCTCGATCTGGCCCTCAAGATGGGAATACCTGTGATCGGTATAAACGATTCTGGAGGCGCACGAATTCAGGAAGGTGTGGATGCACTCGCCGGTTACGGCGAAATATTTTTGAGGAACACCCTCGCTTCCGGTGTGGTGCCGCAGATCACCGTGATAGCTGGTCCCTGTGCTGGTGGGGCTGTCTATTCTCCCGCCCTCACCGATTTCATCGTGATGGTAGACCAGACCGCCAGGATGTTCATAACGGGGCCGAACGTGATAAAGGCGGTGACGGGTGAAGAGATCTCCCAAGAGGATCTGGGAGGTGCCATGGTTCACAATCAGAAGAGTGGAAACGCTCACTTTCTGGCAGACAACGATGAAAAAGCCATGTCTCTGGTGAGAACACTTCTTTCGTACCTTCCCTCCAACAACGCCGAAGAACCACCCGTTGAGGATCCCGATACCAGTCTGGAAACTCCAGAGGACATTCTCGATATCCTTCCGGACAATCCGAACAAGGGATACGATGTGAGAGATGTCATCAAAAGAGTAGTGGATCACGGGGAGTTCTTCGAGGTTCAGCCTTACTTTGCAAAGAACATCGTCATAGGCTTTGCCAGAATCCAGGGAAAGACAGTGGGAATAGTGGCGAATCAGCCTTCCGTACTCGCCGGTGTTCTGGATATCGATTCCTCCGACAAAGCGGCGCGTTTCATCAGGTTCCTCGACGCCTTCAATATTCCTATTCTGACCTTCGTGGACACCCCCGGTTATCTCCCCGGTGTCGCTCAGGAACACGGCGGTATCATAAGACACGGAGCGAAGCTGCTCTACGCGTACAGCGAGGCAACGGTCCCGAAGATCACGGTCATTCTCCGAAAGGCCTATGGAGGAGCGTACATCGCCATGGGGAGCAAACATCTGGGGGCGGATATGGTGCTTGCCTGGCCGTCCGCCGAGATCGCAGTCATGGGGCCTGAAGGCGCAGCGAATATTATCTTCAAAAGGGAAATAGAGGCTTCTTCCAATCCAGAAGAAACGAGAAGAAAGCTCATCGAAGAATACAAACAGCAGTTCGCGAATCCGTACATAGCGGCGAGCAGAGGATACGTAGACATGGTGATAGATCCGAGAGAGACAAGAAAATACATAATGAGGGCACTTGAAGTCTGCGAAACTAAGGTTGAGTACAGACCGAAGAAAAAGCATGGAAACATCCCTCTGTGA
- a CDS encoding OadG family protein, which produces MITIFLFGIVTVFFVFLILYLFSIVLKFFSGKEKPAVVEEKKTRYSEENEEVIAVISAVLSQVIEGEYRIVSVKKSREKRGYEAWKKTGWRRRKWSESSEW; this is translated from the coding sequence ATGATCACCATCTTTCTGTTCGGAATAGTGACAGTGTTCTTTGTATTTCTTATTCTGTATTTGTTCTCCATTGTTTTGAAGTTTTTCTCGGGAAAAGAGAAACCCGCTGTTGTTGAAGAAAAGAAGACCAGGTATTCAGAAGAGAACGAAGAGGTGATAGCAGTTATCTCAGCGGTGCTTTCGCAGGTAATCGAAGGTGAATACAGAATAGTTTCTGTGAAAAAAAGCAGAGAAAAACGAGGATACGAAGCGTGGAAAAAAACCGGCTGGAGGAGGAGAAAATGGTCAGAAAGTTCAGAGTGGTAG
- a CDS encoding biotin/lipoyl-containing protein — protein sequence MVRKFRVVVNGKEYIVEVEEIGNVRKKEPAEKPAKEVSQKTVQEIPKEEPKPVVLEREKSSDQEEKLVKAPMAGIVLKVLVKEGQKVNVGDKLLVFEAMKMENELQSEFSGTVKEILVKEGDNIETGQILMKIV from the coding sequence ATGGTCAGAAAGTTCAGAGTGGTAGTGAACGGAAAGGAATACATTGTCGAAGTGGAAGAAATAGGAAACGTTCGTAAAAAGGAACCAGCTGAGAAACCAGCAAAAGAAGTGTCTCAGAAAACGGTTCAGGAAATTCCCAAGGAAGAACCAAAACCAGTTGTGTTAGAAAGGGAAAAGTCTTCAGATCAGGAAGAAAAACTGGTTAAGGCTCCCATGGCGGGCATAGTGTTGAAGGTGCTTGTAAAAGAGGGTCAAAAGGTGAACGTGGGAGATAAACTTCTTGTTTTTGAAGCCATGAAGATGGAAAACGAGCTTCAGTCCGAGTTTTCTGGAACAGTAAAGGAGATCCTCGTGAAAGAAGGAGACAACATAGAAACAGGTCAGATACTCATGAAGATCGTGTAA
- a CDS encoding chemotaxis protein CheW — protein MELKVVTFKLGNQVFGVDIMKVESIVEVEKIVPVPETAEYIEGVMNLRGKIIPVVNLRKKFKMPDMEDKKRAKIIVSMVKNTLIGFLVDDVSEVLTLTESDIEQPPQNLAGKGKNYILGLAKVRDDIVIILNIEEVLTSEELVEISNINV, from the coding sequence ATGGAACTGAAAGTGGTGACGTTCAAGCTGGGAAATCAGGTGTTCGGTGTGGACATCATGAAAGTGGAGAGCATCGTTGAGGTAGAAAAGATCGTTCCCGTTCCAGAGACAGCAGAGTACATAGAGGGGGTCATGAACCTCAGAGGAAAGATCATTCCGGTGGTGAATCTCAGGAAGAAGTTCAAGATGCCGGACATGGAGGACAAGAAGAGGGCGAAGATCATTGTTTCGATGGTGAAAAACACACTGATAGGTTTCCTGGTGGACGATGTGAGCGAGGTTTTGACGCTCACAGAGAGTGACATCGAACAGCCTCCTCAGAACCTCGCGGGAAAAGGAAAGAACTACATTCTCGGGCTTGCTAAAGTTCGTGACGATATCGTGATCATTCTGAACATAGAAGAGGTTCTCACTTCGGAGGAACTGGTGGAGATCAGCAACATCAACGTGTGA
- the cysS gene encoding cysteine--tRNA ligase translates to MRITNTLTGKKEEFVPIQPGVVRMYVCGPTVYDLIHVGNARPALVFDVFRRYLEYRGYRVIMVQNFTDIDDKIINKANQLGVDYKTVADTFIAEYWRDAHALGIRPANFHPRTTDFVEDIVEIIEKLVEKGFAYQTETGVYFDVRKFEKYGELSKKKIEDLIAGARVEVDETKKSPLDFSLWKKAKPGEPCWKSPWGEGRPGWHIECTVMSVKILGESFDIHAGGEDLVFPHHENEKAQAEALTGKVFARYWMHNGMVRFLGDKMSKSTGNIFTVREAVKRYGRDGLRYMILSKHYRSPMDFSEELLQDYSRAVKRVWEILGRYEKSGDIGIPKRNAVYEEYVNRFVEALDDDFNTPVAVSLIFELARNLSKAMDDNDREDALLYYHLIRREFGPVLGLFDLNEEKKEVSSEELLKLLIEVRDVLRKEKRYDLSDRIRDRLREIGIILKDTPSGTEYTVE, encoded by the coding sequence ATGAGAATAACCAACACCCTGACAGGAAAAAAAGAAGAATTTGTGCCTATTCAACCCGGTGTTGTGAGGATGTACGTGTGCGGACCCACCGTGTACGATCTCATCCACGTGGGGAACGCGAGACCCGCGTTGGTATTCGATGTGTTCAGGAGGTACCTCGAGTACAGGGGTTACAGGGTCATAATGGTTCAGAATTTCACGGATATAGACGACAAGATCATAAACAAGGCGAATCAGCTCGGTGTCGATTACAAGACCGTGGCAGATACCTTCATAGCCGAGTACTGGAGAGACGCACATGCGCTTGGTATAAGACCGGCGAATTTTCATCCAAGAACCACCGATTTCGTTGAAGACATTGTTGAGATAATAGAAAAACTCGTAGAAAAAGGGTTCGCGTATCAAACGGAAACGGGTGTCTATTTCGATGTGAGAAAGTTCGAAAAGTACGGTGAACTCTCCAAAAAGAAGATAGAGGATCTCATCGCGGGTGCCAGAGTCGAGGTGGACGAAACGAAGAAGTCTCCTCTCGATTTCTCGCTCTGGAAAAAGGCCAAACCCGGTGAACCCTGCTGGAAGTCCCCCTGGGGAGAGGGAAGACCAGGTTGGCACATAGAGTGTACGGTTATGTCCGTGAAAATCCTGGGAGAGAGTTTCGATATACACGCGGGTGGAGAAGATCTCGTGTTTCCGCACCACGAGAACGAGAAGGCTCAGGCCGAAGCCCTGACCGGTAAGGTTTTTGCGAGATACTGGATGCACAACGGCATGGTCAGGTTCCTCGGTGATAAGATGAGTAAATCGACGGGAAACATCTTCACCGTCCGTGAAGCCGTGAAAAGATACGGCAGAGACGGTCTGAGATACATGATTCTCTCAAAGCACTACAGGTCGCCGATGGACTTCTCTGAAGAACTCCTTCAGGATTACTCCAGGGCGGTCAAACGTGTTTGGGAGATTCTGGGACGATACGAAAAATCTGGAGATATCGGGATACCTAAGAGAAACGCTGTTTACGAAGAGTACGTTAATCGTTTTGTGGAAGCTCTCGACGACGATTTCAACACACCAGTAGCGGTGTCCTTGATTTTTGAGCTCGCAAGAAACCTCAGCAAAGCGATGGATGACAACGACCGTGAGGATGCCCTTCTCTACTATCACCTGATCAGAAGGGAGTTCGGCCCCGTTCTGGGACTTTTCGATCTCAACGAAGAGAAGAAAGAAGTTTCCTCTGAAGAACTGCTCAAACTGCTGATAGAAGTGAGAGATGTCTTGAGGAAGGAAAAAAGATACGATCTTTCTGATCGAATAAGGGATCGCCTCAGGGAGATTGGAATCATTTTGAAGGATACCCCTTCGGGGACAGAATACACTGTCGAGTGA
- the glyA gene encoding serine hydroxymethyltransferase, producing MWKHVKQVDPEIYEVLVNELKRQEYGLELIASENFASLAVIETMGSMLTNKYAEGYPKKRYYGGCEWVDRAEERAIERAKRLFGAKFANVQPHSGSQANMAVYLALAQPGDTIMGMSLSHGGHLTHGAPVNFSGKIFKVVPYGVNLETETIDYDEVRRLALEHKPKIIVAGGSAYARIIDFKRFREIADEVGAYLMVDMAHFAGLVAAGIHPNPLEYAHVVTSTTHKTLRGPRGGLILTNDPEIAKAVDKTIFPGIQGGPLMHVIAAKAVCFKEAMTEEFKEYQKQVVKNAKKMAEEFQKRGYRIVSGGTDTHLFLVDLTPKDITGKAAEKALESCGITVNKNTIPNEKRSPFVASGIRIGTPAVTTRGMKEEEMEEIAEMIDLVLSNVIDENGTVKPEVREEVSKKVRELCERFPLYRDKIEGVEI from the coding sequence GTGTGGAAGCATGTAAAACAGGTTGATCCCGAAATATACGAAGTTCTTGTGAACGAGTTGAAGCGTCAGGAGTACGGCCTGGAGCTGATCGCCTCTGAGAACTTCGCGTCACTCGCTGTCATAGAAACCATGGGAAGCATGCTCACCAACAAGTATGCGGAAGGATACCCGAAGAAGAGATACTACGGTGGCTGCGAGTGGGTGGATCGAGCAGAAGAACGTGCTATAGAGAGAGCGAAGAGGTTGTTTGGAGCCAAATTTGCGAACGTTCAGCCGCACTCCGGTTCTCAGGCGAACATGGCGGTTTATCTGGCACTCGCCCAGCCCGGAGACACGATCATGGGAATGTCCCTGTCACACGGGGGACATCTCACCCATGGAGCACCGGTGAATTTCTCAGGGAAGATCTTCAAGGTGGTACCTTACGGAGTCAATCTGGAAACGGAAACGATAGATTACGATGAGGTCAGAAGACTCGCTCTGGAACACAAGCCGAAGATAATCGTTGCGGGTGGAAGTGCTTACGCCAGGATCATCGATTTCAAAAGATTCAGAGAGATAGCCGATGAGGTGGGAGCATATTTGATGGTGGATATGGCTCACTTTGCCGGACTCGTCGCTGCTGGAATTCATCCAAATCCCTTGGAATACGCCCACGTGGTGACTTCCACCACACACAAGACTCTCAGGGGCCCCAGAGGTGGTTTGATACTCACGAACGATCCGGAGATCGCCAAAGCCGTGGATAAAACTATCTTCCCCGGTATCCAGGGTGGTCCTCTCATGCACGTCATAGCGGCGAAAGCTGTCTGTTTCAAAGAAGCCATGACGGAGGAGTTCAAAGAGTACCAGAAGCAGGTGGTCAAAAATGCTAAAAAGATGGCTGAAGAGTTCCAGAAACGAGGTTACAGGATCGTTTCTGGAGGAACTGATACACACCTGTTCCTGGTGGATCTCACACCAAAAGACATAACGGGTAAAGCGGCGGAAAAGGCCCTGGAAAGCTGTGGTATCACAGTGAACAAAAACACCATTCCCAACGAAAAGAGATCTCCGTTCGTGGCGAGCGGTATCAGAATAGGAACACCCGCTGTTACAACCCGCGGAATGAAGGAAGAAGAGATGGAAGAGATCGCCGAGATGATAGATCTGGTTCTTTCGAACGTGATCGATGAAAACGGAACGGTGAAACCAGAGGTGAGGGAAGAGGTTTCAAAGAAGGTAAGGGAGCTCTGCGAAAGGTTTCCTCTGTACCGTGACAAGATCGAAGGGGTGGAAATATGA
- the upp gene encoding uracil phosphoribosyltransferase produces MKNLVVVDHPLIKHKLTIMRDKNTGPKEFRELLREITLLLAYEATRHLKCEEVEVETPITKTIGYRINDKDIVVVPILRAGLVMADGILELLPNASVGHIGIYRDPETLQAVEYYAKLPPLNDDKEVFLLDPMLATGVSSIKAIEILKENGAKKITLVALIAAPEGVEAVEKKYEDVKIYVAALDERLNDHGYIIPGLGDAGDRLFRTK; encoded by the coding sequence ATGAAGAATCTCGTTGTGGTGGATCATCCCCTCATAAAGCACAAACTCACGATCATGAGAGACAAGAACACCGGTCCGAAGGAGTTCAGAGAGCTGCTCAGAGAGATAACACTCCTCCTCGCGTACGAAGCCACGAGACATTTGAAGTGCGAGGAAGTAGAGGTGGAAACTCCCATAACGAAAACGATCGGATACCGTATAAACGATAAGGATATCGTGGTGGTTCCTATTCTCAGAGCCGGTCTTGTGATGGCGGATGGTATTCTTGAACTGCTTCCAAACGCATCGGTGGGCCACATAGGAATATACAGAGATCCGGAGACACTTCAAGCGGTGGAATACTACGCCAAGCTGCCTCCTCTCAACGACGACAAAGAGGTCTTTTTGCTGGATCCCATGCTGGCGACGGGTGTTTCTTCGATAAAGGCCATCGAGATTTTGAAGGAGAACGGGGCGAAGAAGATCACGCTGGTGGCTCTGATCGCGGCTCCAGAGGGAGTGGAAGCGGTGGAGAAAAAATACGAAGATGTTAAAATCTACGTTGCAGCACTGGACGAGCGCCTCAACGATCACGGTTACATCATTCCTGGTCTTGGAGATGCGGGTGACAGACTCTTCAGGACAAAATAG
- the rnr gene encoding ribonuclease R has protein sequence MSSIRKKDVERFILSDDYKPMVLKELYKKFRAKTREQRKKVREVVKKLEKEGRIFRDSRGRYRKLGEDLKVGTIEFTRSGYVAFVITDDFEEIAVPVEDTKYAMHKDRVVVEITGTWRGLPRGRVVRVLERGLKRVVGVFDHKGTFGFVVPDDPKIAYDFYVAPENIDGAKPNQKVIAEILKYPSPGKNPEAKVVKVLGDLDDPSIDLPSVIVKHDLPEPGEFPEEVIREANAIPARVRKKDLVGRKDLRDKVIVTIDGEDAKDFDDAISVEKLPNGNYLLGVHIADVSHYVKEGSALDQEAFKRGTSVYLIDTVIPMLPFRLSNGICSLVEGKDRLTMSVEMEIDRDGRVVRYDVYPSVIKSKKRMIYERVNEFLEDPSSMKEYEPFKDLIYNAVELAEILREARRKRGAILDIESDEVKVILDENGQVVDIVPRKRGIAEKLIEEFMIRANETVAEIFDHAGLPFMYRVHEEPDPETIFQLKNYLEAMGIRAKFSHKIHPGMLQKLLEKVKDHPLRSSVERLLVRSMKRAMYSAVNIGHFGLASYAYTHFTSPIRRYPDLVVHRLLKLYLEQNGYFTPEQIEKFSKVLPKIAKHCSRRERVADEAEWDLVAMKKVEYIARHIGEVFNVVVTNITKFGLFVEIPEKSISGLVHISTLDDYYYYDETRNMLIGKRKGKVFRLGDVLKAKVVRADKIRGEIDFVLVEEDEE, from the coding sequence ATGAGTTCGATAAGGAAGAAAGATGTGGAAAGGTTCATTCTCTCAGACGATTACAAACCCATGGTGTTGAAAGAACTCTACAAGAAGTTCAGGGCAAAGACGAGAGAACAGAGAAAAAAAGTGAGAGAAGTTGTGAAAAAACTGGAAAAAGAAGGAAGGATCTTCAGGGACAGCAGGGGAAGGTACAGAAAACTCGGCGAAGATCTCAAAGTAGGAACGATCGAATTCACACGAAGTGGTTACGTGGCCTTTGTCATAACGGACGATTTCGAAGAAATCGCTGTTCCTGTTGAAGACACGAAGTACGCCATGCACAAAGACAGAGTCGTTGTTGAAATAACAGGAACCTGGAGGGGTCTTCCAAGGGGACGAGTCGTAAGGGTTCTCGAACGTGGTCTCAAGAGAGTTGTCGGTGTTTTTGACCACAAAGGAACCTTTGGATTTGTTGTGCCGGATGACCCGAAGATTGCGTACGATTTTTACGTGGCACCCGAGAACATCGACGGCGCGAAACCCAACCAAAAGGTGATAGCGGAGATTCTGAAATATCCCTCTCCCGGCAAGAACCCTGAGGCGAAGGTTGTGAAAGTACTCGGTGATCTCGATGACCCTTCCATCGACCTTCCAAGTGTCATAGTGAAGCACGATCTTCCAGAACCGGGTGAATTTCCAGAAGAGGTCATAAGAGAAGCGAACGCGATACCTGCCAGAGTGAGGAAAAAAGACCTTGTCGGAAGAAAAGATTTGAGAGACAAAGTTATCGTCACGATAGACGGTGAGGACGCAAAGGACTTCGACGATGCCATCTCTGTGGAAAAGCTTCCGAACGGAAATTATCTTCTTGGTGTTCACATAGCGGACGTTTCACATTACGTGAAAGAAGGTTCCGCGCTGGACCAGGAGGCCTTCAAAAGGGGAACGAGTGTGTACCTCATTGATACCGTGATTCCAATGCTTCCCTTCAGATTGTCCAACGGTATCTGCAGTCTCGTTGAAGGGAAAGACAGGCTCACCATGAGTGTGGAGATGGAGATAGACAGAGACGGACGGGTCGTGAGATACGATGTCTACCCGAGTGTGATAAAGAGCAAAAAGAGGATGATCTACGAAAGGGTGAACGAATTCCTGGAAGATCCTTCTTCGATGAAGGAGTACGAACCGTTCAAGGATCTCATATACAACGCGGTGGAACTCGCAGAGATATTGAGAGAAGCACGAAGAAAGCGCGGAGCCATTCTCGATATAGAAAGTGACGAAGTGAAGGTCATACTGGACGAGAACGGACAGGTGGTGGATATCGTTCCAAGAAAAAGAGGAATTGCAGAGAAGTTGATAGAAGAATTCATGATCAGAGCGAACGAGACGGTGGCTGAAATATTCGATCACGCCGGACTTCCATTCATGTATCGTGTACATGAGGAGCCCGATCCCGAGACCATCTTTCAGTTGAAGAACTATCTGGAGGCGATGGGGATACGGGCGAAATTCTCCCACAAAATACACCCGGGAATGCTTCAGAAACTTCTGGAAAAGGTCAAAGACCATCCTTTGAGGAGCAGTGTAGAAAGACTTCTCGTCAGATCCATGAAAAGAGCGATGTACTCTGCCGTGAACATCGGTCATTTTGGGCTCGCTTCTTACGCTTACACACATTTCACTTCACCCATAAGAAGATATCCCGATCTTGTCGTTCACAGGCTTTTGAAACTCTACCTTGAGCAGAATGGGTATTTCACTCCCGAACAGATCGAAAAATTCTCCAAGGTGCTTCCAAAGATCGCGAAACACTGCAGTCGAAGGGAAAGAGTTGCGGACGAAGCGGAGTGGGACCTTGTAGCTATGAAAAAGGTAGAATACATAGCTCGCCACATAGGTGAGGTATTCAACGTTGTGGTAACGAACATCACAAAATTTGGACTGTTCGTGGAGATTCCTGAAAAGAGCATTTCCGGTCTTGTTCACATATCGACGCTGGATGACTATTATTACTACGACGAAACAAGGAACATGCTCATCGGAAAGCGAAAGGGAAAAGTCTTCAGACTGGGAGATGTTCTCAAAGCGAAAGTAGTGAGGGCGGACAAGATCAGAGGTGAGATAGATTTCGTACTGGTGGAGGAGGATGAAGAATGA
- a CDS encoding secondary thiamine-phosphate synthase enzyme YjbQ produces the protein MKSYRKELWFHTKRRREFINITPLLEECVRESGIKEGLLLCNAMHITASVFINDDEPGLHHDFEVWLEKLAPEKPYSQYKHNDTGEDNADAHLKRTIMGREVVIAITDRKMDLGPWEQVFYGEFDGMRPKRVLVKIIGE, from the coding sequence ATGAAGAGCTACAGAAAAGAACTCTGGTTTCACACGAAGAGGAGAAGGGAGTTCATCAACATAACTCCCCTTTTGGAGGAGTGTGTTAGAGAAAGCGGTATAAAAGAAGGGCTTCTTCTCTGCAACGCCATGCACATAACCGCGAGTGTCTTCATAAACGACGATGAGCCGGGACTTCACCACGATTTCGAGGTGTGGCTCGAAAAACTCGCTCCGGAAAAGCCGTACTCCCAGTACAAACACAACGACACCGGGGAAGACAACGCGGACGCTCATCTCAAGCGCACGATCATGGGAAGAGAAGTGGTCATAGCCATCACCGATAGAAAGATGGATCTGGGACCGTGGGAACAGGTTTTCTACGGTGAGTTCGACGGTATGAGGCCAAAGAGAGTCCTCGTCAAGATCATAGGAGAGTGA
- a CDS encoding calcium/sodium antiporter: MAFLLTALGIAILVIGANWLVTGASSLALTLGISKLIVGLSVVAFGTSLPELVSSLVSASKGYSSIAISNVVGSNIANVGLCLGLAAVLRAVPVKRSTVRSEIPFMILATISFISLFLKNYYLSWHDGVVFLSFMVIFMYYLITSAKEVVEEELEEIKPQKSVAVSLLMIVGGILALWFGGDLAIENAVKIAETFGLSQAFIGLTVIAVGTSLPELVVSIVSTAKKESDILVGNIVGSNVFNILLILGVSSFFGRLTVDVNYSVDLWFLFITSALLLVFAVSRRRISRFEGAVFLIIYSVYVYFVVLRG, from the coding sequence GTGGCTTTTCTTCTGACTGCCCTGGGAATAGCGATTCTGGTGATCGGCGCAAATTGGCTCGTCACGGGAGCGTCGTCGCTGGCGCTGACACTGGGGATCTCCAAGTTGATCGTTGGACTTTCTGTTGTTGCTTTTGGAACGTCCCTTCCTGAACTCGTTTCTTCTCTCGTTTCCGCCAGTAAAGGATATTCCAGTATAGCGATTTCCAACGTGGTTGGAAGCAACATAGCAAACGTTGGACTCTGCCTCGGGCTCGCTGCCGTTCTTCGGGCTGTGCCGGTGAAAAGAAGCACTGTGAGATCTGAAATTCCGTTCATGATCCTTGCGACCATCTCTTTCATCAGTTTGTTTCTGAAAAATTATTATCTTTCCTGGCACGATGGGGTGGTGTTCCTTTCTTTCATGGTCATCTTCATGTATTACCTGATCACATCAGCGAAGGAAGTGGTGGAAGAGGAACTGGAGGAGATAAAACCACAGAAGAGTGTTGCGGTCAGTCTTTTGATGATCGTGGGGGGAATCCTTGCTCTCTGGTTCGGAGGGGACCTTGCCATAGAAAACGCGGTGAAAATAGCCGAAACTTTCGGTCTTTCTCAAGCGTTTATAGGTTTGACTGTGATAGCCGTTGGGACTTCTCTGCCGGAGCTTGTGGTGAGCATCGTTTCGACGGCGAAAAAAGAGAGTGACATCCTCGTTGGAAACATCGTGGGAAGCAATGTCTTCAACATTCTTCTCATACTGGGAGTGAGTTCGTTCTTTGGAAGATTGACTGTGGATGTCAACTACTCTGTGGATCTCTGGTTTCTTTTCATAACGTCGGCCCTTCTCCTTGTTTTTGCTGTCTCCAGGAGGAGAATTTCTCGCTTTGAAGGGGCAGTTTTCCTAATCATCTACTCTGTGTACGTTTATTTTGTAGTACTCAGAGGTTAG
- a CDS encoding FlgD immunoglobulin-like domain containing protein, which produces MRRFLPILFLLIASAVLAGDYVLIVYSEPLSQVFINGNYVGTVDVTGQMILTLNSSGKFTITVRKSWYIPFESEIIVSSPGEFVIFANLKEAGALRVFSNVYPVEVFAEGMYLGKIRSVKDVLYVPAGTVTLTFKAPGYKEETVTVQVKPRSENTINIYLEEKALVLDLKVEPERFSPNGDWYNDKTTFYIYLSKPADLSVEVLNDRGETIWFRQLKGSEGTNKVIWDGKGTSDGRYRVRVTASTDDEMQSVEKEVIVDRSEYTYFKELFIGSVLALAVLLILVH; this is translated from the coding sequence ATGAGAAGATTTTTACCGATTCTTTTTCTGCTGATTGCAAGCGCCGTACTGGCTGGTGATTACGTCCTGATCGTTTATTCAGAGCCCCTTTCTCAGGTTTTCATAAACGGAAACTACGTGGGAACGGTCGATGTGACCGGTCAGATGATACTTACGTTGAATTCTTCCGGGAAATTCACCATAACGGTGAGAAAGAGCTGGTACATTCCTTTTGAAAGCGAAATCATCGTTTCATCTCCAGGAGAATTCGTTATATTCGCGAACTTGAAAGAAGCAGGAGCTCTGAGAGTCTTCTCGAACGTGTACCCCGTTGAGGTCTTCGCTGAAGGCATGTACTTGGGAAAGATTCGCAGCGTCAAGGATGTACTCTACGTGCCGGCCGGTACGGTGACGCTCACATTCAAAGCTCCGGGGTACAAGGAAGAAACGGTGACCGTCCAGGTAAAACCAAGGAGCGAGAACACAATCAACATCTATCTGGAAGAGAAAGCGCTCGTACTCGACTTGAAAGTGGAACCCGAGAGATTCTCACCGAACGGTGACTGGTACAACGACAAAACTACATTCTATATTTACCTCTCCAAACCCGCAGACCTGAGTGTGGAAGTTCTGAACGACAGAGGAGAAACCATCTGGTTCAGACAGCTGAAAGGCTCCGAGGGAACGAACAAGGTGATCTGGGACGGAAAAGGCACATCAGACGGAAGATACAGGGTGAGAGTAACTGCCTCAACCGACGATGAGATGCAGTCTGTAGAAAAAGAAGTGATCGTGGACAGAAGCGAGTACACCTACTTCAAAGAACTGTTCATCGGTTCGGTCCTCGCCCTGGCGGTTCTCCTGATCCTCGTTCACTAA